ACATGGATTTcttgaggtatgtatttcatatgtgtaccatgagcacaagctatagagtaaacttcccattgttgtcaaaaacattgtgcatacatttgtttggtgattcaaacactaaatgcacacatttagggggagttcattcTATAGGTTGTAACTTTTGAGACTAACGAGTTTTTAAGTTGATCTTTGGTAGTCTctcgtggagttaacactctaagagaatgttattcacgattaatgtgaacaaacaactctacaaGAGTGTTTAGATAATTTgagctttcatgcatattgagccatgctctattgaacttaaatgctcatatctaaattcataggctatgtgctcatacatttgctcaacCTTGATGTACCAAgtgtttttcttcaaaaagactTACAAGTGGTACTAtatgcaagtcactttcaaattggtacatgcaaggtaaacaaagccccccggaggtatgcaaggttctaaactcattcaattggtataattgtcaatttcttatcctttttagagctacctccgtgcatgataggATCTAAtctttctagttataacatctaattgtgcacttgattttcacattatcattttgtgcacatacttgtggaaagcttagctcatgtcatgctagtttcgtgattttgtgatccaccatagtaaattttcaattggtatcttcattgatatcatacaattggatcatgagtcatagaactaactccctaggctactaatattctcttgagctatattgttttgcaagacctttttaagagcaagaccttttaagtgatttgattccaaagggggagaaatgtggatcaaagcaaggtatcttcgcaaggagaagaagcatatcccaaagggggagaaataccaaagtgaatcaagtcatgagggagaagtagcaagatagggggagaatcaaagggggaatcatggttttagggggaggccaagtcatcattggatgatggtaagcattcaagcaagtgtaagtggtctCAATTTGTATCAAatggttaaatttgtcaattcttgcaaattttatgcttgcattgattatgttgtcatcaatcaccaaaaagggggagattgtaacgaacatggcaccatttatgccatttcgagtgattttggtgatcgaaagacaacgcaatcaatgggactaatggttttattAAGAGAACATTTATAGATCCCatggatgaagtaaaaaggccatgccaAGCAAAACACAaacaaagaactcaaagaaatgctaaattggacgagttctaccgaaaccagtagcaccggaagaaccgatgcccttagcatcggtgcatccgacggttgtcggaagatccgacgccctatTGAGTGGCACAAGTTTGTGCGCCTCTGGACATCAAGTGAAGCAacaagtgaagcaccggatgaaccgatggtgtcaagagaggcatcggtgcattggaagtactgtgttccagagacgatgcaagtcgcgcaagagccaagtcttcagcactggttgaaccggtgaagcatcggtgcataccatcggtgtaatgacgtcagcagaagagaagaggGCCAATagctagttgagtgctgtgagtgaccggtttaactgaTGGCTAcgcatcagttcaaccggtggtcactgtgtcagctgtcaggagttcaacggctacttcgggtcttagagtgaccggatgaactgacgctaccccagccagaggcatcggttcatccgatgatacgcagttttctgatgaccgttggagcaacggctacaagacttggtggcctatatatacgcctcaccctggccatttgaagcttgctggagtcccaagacacctcatacacatccaagaacacctccaagccatagaaaagctcattgatcatatccttagcttttagcactagctttgtaaagtgtgagtgctagattagctcttagtgagtgtgattgcaaggccttgagcctttgtgctgtggttctctagtgaaccaaaacaagagcttggtgcgccggcaccttggagctttgaagctcgccgACAATGttatcgaccctccgacttggtgtggagcggcgacgacactttgtgcgggggatgtgaagacccccatcctttgtgaagaagctccttagtggaacccggggccaaggtgaccgtgattgtgtttacggaagagacttggtggccgagtagcaatactcttagtgagtgctacaacaacgtggatgtaggtgtgcctttgtggctaaccgaacgacgggataaacacccgcgtcaagagtttgctatctcctatccctctctttaaccttccgcatttcatactagcaatttgtgtgcctttactttcatagagtagtttcttgataggaaaggctatagattgctaaactcttttgggataggggttccACACTTGAAcaactagttgcacatctaaatagcatgttttagtttaaattttgtgcaaactagttggagccataggtctaagtttttagagtgcctaattcaccccctctccctcttaggctagagcacccgatcctttcaaGTGGTAttagagccgggactcactccTCTCTCAAAGGaagccaattctattggcaatttgtgcttaccggctcacttgatcggttaggcttcaccgcctagtgagttagctcttttaggggaagggatagattctctaggacctcctccacgtttcgatggcacgggcttccaacgatggaagattttgatgcaatcacacctccaagccaatggcctaaatgtttggagagtaacGAGTGAAGAAACTAAAAGcaatagttggagccataggtctaagtttttagagtgcctaattcaccccctccccctcttagactaGGGCACCCGATCCTTTCAACTAAATCACGTACAAATATTCTTGTAACCCATATTAGTCCACTATCGTACATACTTGCGGCATATGTAAACTTGAGTTTCCGGAATCACCGCGGCCTAATCAATGTGCTCTAAGTAAGGTTCATTACCATAAATGACGTAGCTACCTAGGGTTGGGATGGCTTGGCTCACGAGGTCAGCTCGGCATCTGGTCCGGTGGCTTCTCCCAAAATCATGCGGGTGCATAAATGCCCGCACAGGAACCGGCCTGGTTTGCTAGATCGTGCGGCGGATGGCATGGCTATAGAATAAACTATTGTGTGGCCGGCTACAGATtatactctccctatatatatatatatatacatacatgtatgtatacacacacacacacatagagTCGACTTGAGGGATTTGATTACTTGGCTCGTATGTGAAGATACAAGGGAATGTCAAGAGACAAGTATGAAGAATCAAACTCAATTCTAGTGGATTCATTTACCATTCACATTCTAGAAGCTTTCCCACACCAACAACTAACATATTGTAGATTGCAAGGGTATCACTCTCATCTAATAAACAATCTACATGATATTATGGTTGTGAGTATTTCTTGGCTCAAGTATCTTTCTTTGCAAAATTTGTTTGTGCCTTAACCCAAGATATAGGATTTGCTCCTCTTGAGTCTTAGATGAACTTATGCATGTCTCTTGTAATTCAAATACTTGgatgcacatatttagggggagcttaTCCTATGTTTTGTAATTGTGAGGCTAACCCATTTTCATGTGATATTCCCATATTAGTCTCATGGCaagtaaaaaaacaaaacatccTCGAAGGTATGCTACATAAATCCTATCCTTTTCAATTGGTTTGATGGCTCATATTTATCTAGCTAACCTCCATAATATAGCTTAAATTTCTCTTGTTCCTTAAATGTCCTATAGTACACATAATCTTGCCTTCCACCATATGTGTGTGCTATCATTTGGGGGAATTTAGTCTTTATTATGAGCTTTCATGAATAAGCAATCTAAATGCCCACTACATCTAAAGGATCATTATTTACGAAACTCTCCCTTGTGCTTTTAATGCCTTCCCTTTTTTATGTCGTGTATCAAGGTTCTTCCAAGGTCTTACAAAATGGCTTCAAAGTTATTTCATATGAGTTATGATCTCTTGAAGTGTGCTTCTTCTCAATTGGTTTCATATTCTATTGGTATCATATTATTTGAGACTTCAATTAGGAGAAGCAAGTAAAGTTGAAAGAAGAACAAGCTCTCTTAGTTGTGTGAaatcaaaagaagaaaagagcaAATAATGGATCAAGGGGGGGAATAAGGTTCATGAGAATAAAGCAATAAGTATGAAGATGGATAAAATCATTTGATCTCCTTTGTTGAGAATTTTGGGGTTCTTATGTGCATGCTTTACTCTCTAATTCTTATTCTTTCTTTGTCAAAGCTTGCTTTCTTGAACCAAGATATAGTGTAAACTTCTCCTTGACCTCCTTTGAGAGTGTGTATGAGGTGTATGAGTACTTTTTGTGTTCTTGTATGCACATTTTGAGGGGGTAGTTTAGCCAATATCTTGTGGGACTAATGTTTCTTTCAAGTTTATGTTGTATAGTCTCACTTGTTGAAGGAAAGATTGTCTCAAAGGAAGTTTAATGGTTTCCAAGGGTTTTTGGATGATCTAGGATTATTTTCGGAGGTTCCACTCTTTTTGGCACTTGGACTTTGAGTGAGTTGGAGAAAGGAATGAACTAACGAATGGAATTTCATTATTGGTTCTTCATTGTGGAAATAATCAAGCATTTTTGAAGACACTCTTTGTTCATCCATGATCAATTCAATAATGGTGGTAACTCCTAGTTCCCAATTTGCAAATGTTATGAATTTTACCTTTTGGCATCTTTGCAAGTTGCTTTAGGTAAAGGATGAACTAGGAACACAATATGGGTCTTGGATGGTTACAAGAGCTCAAATTCACCATAATACATCAAGTGGGAGCCATTGTCATTCAAATGAATTGAACTTCACTTATCCAAGCCATTGATGAGTTGGTTGTCGATTCAATATGATTTTGTGTGGTAATCTACCTACCTTGGTGGTGGTACGTATTCGTTGGCATAATTTCCATTGTTGCAAAATTCTTATTCCTTGACCAAGATATAGGGTGGACTCCCCTAAATTCTTCATTGAACCAAGTGCATGCAACAAGTAATTCAAGCACTTGATGCACATAACAAGGGGGAGCCCTATCCTATGTTTTATGTCTTTGAGACTAACCATTTCTTCCAGTGATCGTATATGTAGTCTCTTGGTGAGAATGAGTTTTCTCAAGGCTTGAATTCCCTTATTGACTTGATTGACCAAAAGGTGCATATGGGTTTGTCTTCCACATATATGTGTATGCACCATCAAAAGGGGGGATTTAGTCTATGTTATGAGGTTTCACCTTTAGTAACCCACATGCCATCCAAATCCAAAGGGTCACTTTATGTGTGGAACTCTAGATTGTGCTATTGATGCCATATCTTGTCTTTGTGAGTGCATTAATATGATGACAACAAAAACTAGCAATTGGGGAAATCAGGCCTCAAGAAATAGATGATCATGAAGTTTCAAAAGATGAGCCAAAGACCATTGCTACTGTGACCTCCAAAAACTCCGGACAAATTTGCGGAGACTCCGCGATTTCCAGAGACTCCGGATAAATCTTCGGAAACTCCGGAGATACTAATCAAGAAGCTCCCGAACAAGATTTAGAAGAAAAGGATGATGATCTCGTACAACAGCAAACTCCTAGAGCATGAAGTTTAGTAGGATCATGATGAAAAGGGATTGAAATGTCCATGATGGGAGTGTTGAAGTTTCTTATTGGAtttgaatcaagcaactcaagataTTCATGCTCATATGTCAAACCAAGTACCTTAATCAAGGTCGCCTAAATTGAGATCTTTgacctttcaattggtatctcaaaaacatgctcaagaagtttgacgTCAAGTATGCCAAGCCCATCAAGATAACAGTTCTGACTAATGGACATTTTAGTCTAGATGAGATTGTGAAGCTTAGAGcaaaggtatatcgctccattAACTCTTGTAGtatctttgtgcatctaggccctaacatgctagtgtGTGCATGCATATGCAAAACCTTGAGTCACACCATGAGTTTGTCTTTTGGTGGTGATTAGAGAATTATTTAGATATTTGGTTGATACCTCTTGCGACATGTCTTTGTCTTGTGAAGAAAATATCATCTAAGTAAGGTATGAGCCAAACATGctaatttctcaaaattttgaccTAAGGCTTAGTATACTTTGTTTCATAGAACAAATAGGTGAGAAATTATATGTGCCAAACCATTACATCACTTTTCCCTTCACTTATGTACCGTAATTTCTCTCTTTTGATGGAAAGACCTTTTTGGagattgatgccaaagggggagagatttTGGGAGAAAGTGTTGGGGGGATGCCTTGTTGATTTTATGGGGTAAAGGGCAGGCAAATAATATGTCTCATTTGCTTGGTGTGTGCAAGGATAGATTTCACTTTGGTATTTCTACTAAGGACCTCTCATGATAGTGTGTGATATTCATGTCTTGGATGGTGTAGTGTTAATCTTTAGTTCTTTGGGTGAAATCACGTATCATGTGCATCACGGTTATCTTGTTGACACTTTTGCACCCCACGGATGCTAAGATATAGAGGGAGTTTCAATGCAGTACCTTAGTATGTGCAATTGGCATTTTAAGCCAAAAGTATGAAGTTCAATGAATGCACATACTTCGGGGGAACTTGCTATATCATAGGATTCAAAATCTTATTTTAACCAATCTTTTGTAAGCtttaattgtgttgtcatcaaccacaaaaaagagggagattgaaagtgcatctagacTCCCTTGTGGGTTTTGATGGTTCAATGACAACACAATTAAAGAACTAATGAGTTTGATGAGTTTTGGATAGGTCACAATGCAAATGAGTGTACCAAAACAATAATATCTCAAATTGAAGAAAGGGCAAGTAAATTCAAAAGGCAAAAGAGACAAAGTTGCAAGGGATATTATTTGGTCTCAATGATGGCTTGCTTGCATGAATGAGTAAAGATTTATAATGCATTGATATATTGATCAAGAAGGAAGAGATGTGATCAAGAGCTTAATATTTCAAAAGAAGTGAAGATTCTTGGTTACTTGATCATAAAGTTGGTATATGGATTAATTTGATGAAGAAATGGAATTCAATTAGTACATGATGTGGTGCAAGGCTACATGTGATTGAAGATGGCAAGATGGTTTATGGGTTAGTAAGAACTCGGCTACGAGGTACTAAGCGAGGGAGAAGGGCAAGCAAGGGGCTTGGCATCGATGAACCCATGCTAGGGTAAAGAAGCAAGTTAGTGCTAGAATTTATGGATCAATCAAGGCCATGGATAGTCACAAGTTGCTAAGCATCAATCATTGTTGAATCATATGGATTTAGGTGTTTTGAGGATGTCATGTTGATTATTGATCATATACAATGAAGAACCTCAAGGCACCCGCTCAAGAAGGATAATGCTCAAGAAAGAGGCAAAGAAAATATTTGCAAACCCTCAAAGTGTGATTTTGATGAAAAGCGGCATGATGAAGGTATTCAAGCTCAAGAGGATGTTATTGTGCttattatttgatcttgagtataGGCAATGCCATACTACCAAGAGGGATGCGACGTTGATAGCTTTGCTTATGACTCGGTGCTCAAACCTAACCTTTCAATTGCTAACATGAGAGAATCCATTGTCACAACACTTGCACCGGGTGGTCTTGGACATTATTTTCAGTTGGAATGGATAGTCCTCTAGATGttctttccatagagtccaagatcatcgAATTTGGAGTCCGGAGTAAAAAGTTATGGCGTTTTCTCTAAAGTTACCTAAGTTGTCTAGTGGACCTGCGGAAACTCCGAAGATTATTCCAAAAATTCCGAAGGTTTTGGAGATTCCAGAGATCTTTGCAGAGATTCCAGAGATTTCTGAGAAATGGGAAATGCTAACTTTGTTCGAAGATTCTGGAGATTTTTGCGGAGTCTCCGGACCTATTTTGAGCCTAACGGATAGTTTTTTGGGTCCGGAGTCTCCTGAGATTTTCCGAAGATTTCGGAACATAACAGCACAATGGCTAGTTTTGGGGGATGGGTACTTATACCCCTCACCCCCTCCTATTTGTCGCTGCTGAGTTCCCACATGAAAAAACACATATCCACAGCCCTAAAAAGCTCTCCGCACTCTAGATTAGCAAGAGATTTGAGAGGAGAAGTTAGGGTTGAGAGAGAGATTGGGAAGGAAGATTGAGTGAAAGTGAGCAAATCCATTATTGAGCACCCGAGTTCATAGCGAGAAATCTTCATGGCGTTTGTTACTTTTGGAGGTCAAGCCTCCTAGACGGGAAGTTTGTGAAGGCTTCGATTTCACCTCCGCAAAGGAAGAAATCAAGAAGTGAAGTGGGGAAAGGGTTGAGAGCGATCTTTGGACGCACCCAACGGAGACGTAAGAACCCGTGGAGGGATCCGAACTTCGGTAAACAAATCTTTGTGCCACTTGTTCTTGATTTGTTATTTTCACTACTTGTTGCTTGTGCTATCTCCTTTCTAGGTTTATCTCGATCTATCTATGGAGAAGGTTTGAGCTGCAAGTATCCAGTGAAATACTTTGGAAACAACTCATCGATGTTTGGTAATTCGTCAATCTACTTTCGGTTGTGGTTTCCATAGGCGTGTTGTGTAGTTTGTGCTATTTACAGAGACTCCGAAGATTTCTACGGAAACTCCGACAGATTCCAGAGAAATCTCCGGAGATTCCGTAAGTTACTATTTTTTTTGAGACGAAAGAAGAAATATATTAGACCATAGTTGAGTATATCATCAGGTTACAAGCAAGCTGGAATACAACCTGGTCATCTAAAAGTCTTGTATAGTCTAAATTCTCAACTCCAGACCTATATGACGCTTCGTATAGAAGGCTGCACAGGCAAACACTCGGCGTGCACAGGCAAACACCTGGCAACAAACTCGAGAACAGAAGCCCAACGAATGGCGGCCAACACTCCTGTAGGCGAAGTGGAGAAACTTCTTCTTTCTTGTGTCTTCCGTCTTCTTCTTTCTGCcactgaagaaaaagaaagactgATCTGCATATTCTCCCTAGTCTTTCATTGTGGTCAGATCTAACCACAACAAAACGGAGAAGAGACCGGAGAAAATTATTCCATGACAGCGACATCATCTCCACCTTGATGTCACCACCTAGAAAACCAAATCTCCATGTCGTTAAATCGATGAAGTTGTTGACGTCGGTGTCGCCCTCATCTTCAACAGATCCGCCATGGAGAAGACGAATCCACCCTACCCCCTTGCCGTcaccggagaggaggaggaggaaataaTTCTCCAATACCAAGAGACTTGACATGGAGAGACTCTAAACCTAGAAGACTTTAACTCTAGATGACTCGATCTACTGGAGGAACTAGGAAAAAATGATGAATCTCCACTCCCTTTGGCCTCCGGCGAGACGccgaaggggaagggagggggaCCAAGCAGTGTTGGAGGCgggagacgccggcggcggcgctagggctcCGAGTGAAGTTGGGACGGCGCAAATCTTTTGAAACTCCCCCGTAAGTTATTAATTTCTCTGCAAGTtttgtgtaaaaattttagaaccGCCTAATCACctcccctctaggcgacatcaatGGTCCTTTCAACCATGCATTCATTAAGAGAATAATTATGTCTTTCCTATTTAGCTTGGCAGATTTGCATGCTATAATTAATTTGCATGTATGGAGGGGCATTTAGACCTCTCATGCTAAAAAAATCACTTGGCGGGAACTTAAAAGTTGCTATATTATGTGAAAAAATTTGAATGCTAGAAGTAGCTATATTTTAGGACGGATGGAGTACAAGATTTGTAAAATTTGCCGAGATGATGTCAGCATATGGCCTTCAGGGCCTGTCAGGACATTTGTTTATTCTTCAACGTCCTCTGATTTCACTGCTTGGGAATAGTTTGTAGCTAATTCGTCTTCACTCGGGGTACACATGGTCTATTTACGAAAACAATCTCGGCCGTTACGTGGATATAGGAGAAAATGGTAATGATAGGAATCCCTCTGCCGAATGGAAATTGTTTACAATCTTGTGGTGCTGGGGATTTCAAATTTGGGAGAAGCCATGCTGCCGAAGACAAGCGGAGCTACGACGAACCTTGGGGTGGGAATGAGGGAATGTTTTAATGTGGTTTTATTGCCACTTTTAGCATTCAATCAAAGAAAATGAGGGAATGTTAATACCCAGAAAATTGAGCGTCAATAAAATCTGATACGTTTGGATCCTACCATTTTGGAGCATTGATCCACATCCATGCAGAGAATGGTACAGCAGGAtaagtttaatttctttgatAAATGGAGGGACGTTTTGATGGAATGTTACTTAGGCCGgaataaatgcaattaaaaCATATCCTTTTTTATTTGGCTGGCCGGCTATATATACGAGGCCAGGGCCACCTCCACCAGTATCCTAGCGCTTGTAACTCTAGACTTGCTTTCTTACGTACCATCCGACCAGCCGCCATGGGCAAACAACAGAATCTCCTCCTTGCCATTGCCGTTGTGGCTTCCATCGTCCATGCCGCCACCTCCCAAACAGATGCGGCCACGACAGTGTACGACGTCCTGCAGCAGTACAACTTGCCGCGGGGTCTGTTACCGCTTGGCGTGCAGTCATACGCGCTCCACCCAGGCGGTGCTTTGGAGGTGACCCTCCCCGGCGAGTGCAACTTCTTCGTCACAGTCGCCGGCAAGCAATTCAAGTTTCGGTATGACAGAAGCGTCAGCGGGATCCTCAAGTCTGGTTCCATCAGCCGTGTCTCCGGCGTGAGGTTGCAGGTGGAGTTCGCGTGGCTCGGGTTCAACCAGGTGAGCCGCGCTGGCAACGAGATCAATATCCAGCTAGAGAAGTCGACTCAGTCGTTCCCAGTCAGCGCCTTCGCCCAGAGCCCCCGCTGCAACTGAGGCTATATATTAGTCAGGAACCTACGGCCATTATACTTGGGATATGGAGCGTGTGTGCTAGCTCCTTGCCATACTTCAATTTTAATTCGTTCGTGCTAAATCTAATGCCTGTTTTATGAAGTGActataataaaataattttgttcttttctgcACGTGAATGCATCTGTTACATGCTTTTCGTAATAATAATAATGTCTATCCGGTCTGCATGAATCTTGGAGACTCTCAAATGCTATTTAACTAGTTTTTTAATGAAATTTTACCAATATCCAAACATGAGATTGATGAACTATATATATCGATGATCCATGTATCCAATTAATTAGTACAGAGTTGATATTGTGAATTCCTGACGTTTTATAACCGCACTCGATATTGTGAAGATTTGATGGCTTCCGCCTGTGGTTTTTTCC
This sequence is a window from Panicum virgatum strain AP13 chromosome 7K, P.virgatum_v5, whole genome shotgun sequence. Protein-coding genes within it:
- the LOC120643107 gene encoding uncharacterized protein LOC120643107; the encoded protein is MGKQQNLLLAIAVVASIVHAATSQTDAATTVYDVLQQYNLPRGLLPLGVQSYALHPGGALEVTLPGECNFFVTVAGKQFKFRYDRSVSGILKSGSISRVSGVRLQVEFAWLGFNQVSRAGNEINIQLEKSTQSFPVSAFAQSPRCN